One Drosophila virilis strain 15010-1051.87 chromosome 5, Dvir_AGI_RSII-ME, whole genome shotgun sequence DNA window includes the following coding sequences:
- the AGO1 gene encoding protein argonaute-2 isoform X3 has protein sequence MYPVGQQSQWTTPSPTRPQSPSQAQTSFDTLTSPPAPGSSVNPTAVTSPSAQNVAAGGATVGGAAAAAAAQVASALGSTASVSAAIAAAAASPTTQPDMPVFTCPRRPNLGREGRPIVLRANHFQVTMPRGFVHHYDINIQPDKCPRKVNREIIETMVHAYSKIFGVLKPVFDGRNNLYTRDPLPIGNERLELEVTLPGEGKDRIFRVTIKWQAQVSLFNLEEALEGRTRQIPYDAILALDVVMRHLPSMTYTPVGRSFFSSPDGYYHPLGGGREVWFGFHQSVRPSQWKMMLNIDVSATAFYKAQPVIDFMCEVLDIRDINEQRKPLTDSQRVKFTKEIKGLKIEITHCGQMRRKYRVCNVTRRPAQMQSFPLQLENGQTVECTVAKYFLDKYRMKLRYPHLPCLQVGQEHKHTYLPLEVCNIVAGQRCIKKLTDMQTSTMIKATARSAPDREREINNLVKRADFNNDSYVQEFGLTISNSMMEVRGRVLPPPKLQYGGRVSSGITGQQLLPPQNKVSLASPNQGVWDMRGKQFFTGVEIRIWAIACFAPQRTVREDALRNFTLQLQKISNDAGMPIIGQPCFCKYATGPDQVEPMFRYLKITFPGLQLVVVVLPGKTPVYAEVKRVGDTVLGMATQCVQAKNVNKTSPQTLSNLCLKINVKLGGINSILVPSIRPKVFNEPVIFLGADVTHPPAGDNKKPSIAAVVGSMDAHPSRYAATVRVQQHRQEIIQELSSMVRELLIMFYKSTGGYKPHRIILYRDGVSEGQFPHVLQHELTAIREACIKLEPEYRPGITFIVVQKRHHTRLFCAEKREQSGKSGNIPAGTTVDVGITHPTEFDFYLCSHQGIQGTSRPSHYHVLWDDNHFDSDELQCLTYQLCHTYVRCTRSVSIPAPAYYAHLVAFRARYHLVEKEHDSGEGSHQSGSSEDRTPGAMARAITVHADTKKVMYFA, from the exons aGTCACAGTGGACCACCCCCTCGCCCACGCGGCCTCAGAGCCCCTCTCAGGCGCAGACTAGCTTCGACACGCTCACAT CACCACCAGCGCCCGGTTCATCGGTAAATCCCACCGCTGTGACCAGTCCGAGTGCTCAGAATGTTGCTGCCGGCGGTGCCACCGTTGgtggtgcagctgctgcagccgctgctcaGGTTGCGTCTGCTCTTGGCTCCACGGCCAGCGTATCGGCAGCCATTGCCGCTGCAGCGGCATCGCCCACTACGCAGCCGGATATGCCGGTATTCACGTGCCCGCGACGACCGAATCTGGGCCGGGAGGGCAGACCAATTGTGCTCCGTGCGAATCACTTTCAGGTGACAATGCCGCGTGGTTTTGTGCACCATTACGACATCAATATACAGCCGGACAAGTGTCCGCGCAAGGTGAATCGCGAGATCATTGAGACCATGGTGCATGCGTATAGCAAGATCTTTGGGGTGCTCAAGCCCGTGTTTGATGGACGCAATAATTTGTATACTCGCGATCCGCTGCCCATTGGCAATGAGCGTCTGGAGCTGGAGGTGACGCTGCCCGGCGAGGGCAAGGATCGCATCTTCCGTGTGACGATCAAATGGCAGGCGCAGGTGTCCCTTTTTAATCTGGAGGAGGCGCTCGAGGGGCGTACTCGCCAAATACCCTACGATGCCATATTGGCACTCGATGTGGTCATGCGTCACTTGCCCAGCATGACGTACACGCCCGTGGGACGCAGTTTCTTTAGCTCACCCGATGGCTATTATCATCCTCTGGGTGGCGGTCGTGAGGTCTGGTTTGGTTTCCATCAGAGCGTACGGCCATCGCAGTGGAAAATGATGCTCAACATTGATG TTTCGGCTACCGCCTTCTACAAGGCACAACCGGTCATTGATTTTATGTGCGAGGTCCTGGACATACGCGACATCAATGAGCAGCGCAAACCGCTCACCGATTCGCAGCGCGTCAAGTTCACCAAGGAGATCAAGGGACTCAAGATTGAGATTACGCACTGTGGCCAAATGCGTCGCAAATATCGCGTCTGCAACGTTACACGGCGACCAGCTCAAATGCAATC CTTCCCGCTGCAGCTAGAAAACGGGCAGACTGTGGAGTGCACCGTGGCCAAGTACTTTTTGGATAAGTATCGCATGAAGCTGCGCTATCCGCATTTGCCCTGCCTGCAGGTGGGTCAGGAGCACAAGCACACCTACCTCCCGCTCGAGGTGTGCAACATAGTGGCCGGCCAGCGTTGCATCAAGAAGCTCACCGATATGCAGACATCAACAATGATCAAGGCCACCGCACGCTCGGCACCAGATCGCGAACGCGAGATTAACAATCTGGTCAAGCGTGCTGACTTCAACAATGACTCGTATGTCCAGGAGTTCGGTCTGACCATCTCCAATTCTATGATGGAAGTGCGCGGCCGAGTGTTACCGCCACCAAAGCTACAATATGGGGGACGTGTCTCGTCGGGCATAACCGgacagcagctgttgccgccACAGAACAAGGTCAGCCTGGCGTCGCCCAATCAGGGCGTTTGGGATATGCGTGGCAAGCAGTTCTTCACGGGCGTCGAGATACGCATTTGGGCAATTGCCTGCTTTGCGCCACAGCGCACAGTGCGCGAGGATGCGTTGCGTAACTTTACACTGCAACTGCAAAAGATCTCCAATGATGCTGGAATGCCCATCATTGGGCAACCTTGCTTCTGCAAGTATGCTACTGGACCGGATCAGGTGGAGCCCATGTTTCGTTATCTGAAGATAACCTTCCCCGGGCTGCAGCTTGTCGTTGTCGTGCTGCCGGGTAAAACGCCCGTCTATGCGGAGGTGAAGCGTGTGGGCGACACGGTGCTGGGCATGGCCACGCAGTGTGTGCAGGCCAAGAATGTGAACAAGACATCGCCACAGACGCTCTCCAATCTGTGCCTCAAGATCAATGTTAAGCTGGGTGGCATTAACTCCATTTTGGTGCCCTCGATACGACCCAAGGTCTTCAATGAGCCCGTCATTTTCCTGGGCGCCGATGTCACCCATCCGCCGGCTGGTGACAACAAGAAGCCATCCATAGCCGCTGTTGTTGGCTCGATGGATGCGCATCCGTCGCGTTATGCGGCCACGGTGCGCGTTCAGCAGCATCGCCAGGAGATAATACAGGAGCTAAGCAGCATGGTGCGCGAACTGCTTATCATGTTCTACAAATCCACCGGTGGCTATAAGCCGCATCGCATCATACTCTATCGCGACGGCGTCTCCGAGGGTCAATTCCCCCATGTGCTGCAGCACGAGCTGACCGCCATACGCGAGGCATGCATCAAATTGGAGCCAGAGTACCGACCGGGCATCACATTTATTGTCGTACAGAAGCGTCATCATACGCGACTCTTCTGCGCCGAGAAGAGGGAGCAGAGTGGCAAATCGGGCAACATACCCGCCGGCACCACCGTCGACGTTGGCATCACACATCCCACGGAGTTTGATTTCTATTTGTGCAGCCATCAGGGCATTCAGGGCACCAGTCGCCCCTCCCACTATCATGTACTCTGGGATGATAATCACTTTGATTCCGATGAGCTGCAATGCCTCACCTATCAACTGTGCCACACCTATGTGCGCTGCACGCGCTCTGTCAGCATCCCAGCGCCGGCCTACTATGCGCATTTGGTTGCCTTCCGTGCCAG ATATCATCTGGTCGAAAAGGAGCACGATTCCGGCGAGGGATCGCATCAGAGCGGCTCCTCCGAGGATCGCACGCCCGGAGCCATGGCACGCGCTATAACGGTTCATGCCGATACCAAAAAGGTCATGTACTTTGCCTAA